From Thermoleophilum album:
CGTCGACTTCATCCGCGCCGAGGTCGCCGATATCGGCAACGTCGAGGTCGAGTCGTTTGATACGTTGCTCGTGGACTTCGCCCGCCGGCACGGCGCCACCGCGATCGTCAAGGGGTTGCGGGCGATCTCGGACTTCGAGTACGAGTTCGAAATGAACCAGCTCAACCGCAAGATGGCGCCGGACATCGAGTCGATCTACCTGATGGCGGCGCCCCAGTACAGCTTCTTGAGCTCGAGCGGGGTCAAGGAGCTGGCGATGTTCGGCGGCGATCTCGCCGGCCTCGTTCCCGAACGCGTGGCGCAGCGCTTGCAGGAGGAGCTGCGCCGCTAGCGAACAGAGCTGCGATGGACGTCCTCGCGCTGATAAGCAAGCTCGACGACCTGATCCACAACGCCAAGCCTGTGCCCTTCTCCGACCAGGTGCGGGTGGATCGCGAGGCGATCTTCGAGATCCTCGATCAGATGCGCGCCACCTTCCCCGAGGAGGTCAAGCAGGCGCGCTGGATCGTCAAGGAGCGGCAGGAGATGCTCGCCGAAGCGAAGCGCGAGGCCGAGCGCATCATCCGCGAGGCGCGCGAAGAGCAGGAGCGCCTGATCTCCGAACAAGAGGTCGTCAAACAGGCGCAACGCCAGGCCGAGGAGATCATCGAAGAGGCACGGGCGCGCGAGCGCGAGATCCGTCTCGGCGCCGAGGACTACGCCGACGACATCCTCAACACGCTCGAGGTCAACCTCGAGAAGTTCATCGCCGCCGTGCGGCGCGGCCGCGAGCGTCTGCAAGGGCGCGAAGAGGCCGAGGTCGGGTAGCGCCCGTGCGTGAACCGCGCGGCGCCCGAGCGTCTGCGCGGTAATCTCGTGGCGTGCCCCAGCGCACCGACACGCTCGACGTCGGGCGTCTCGGTTTGGCGAGCGGCGAGGGCCGGCGGTTCGAGCTCGCCGTTCCGATCGAGCCGCTGGTTCTCGGCGGCCACGACTACGTCGTCGGCGGGGGGTGCGTAACGGCCGTGCTCGACGCTTCGCGCACCACGCGCGGCTTCGCCTTCCGCTTGCGCTACGAGGCGACCGTCGAGGGTCCGTGCATGCGCTGCCTCGAGCTCGCGCGGCGCACCTACGCGATCGACGTGCGCGAGGTCGACCAGCCACAGGGGGGCGAGGAGCTGCGCTCGCCCTACCTCGTCGAAGACGTTCTCGACCTCGCAGCCTGGGCGCGCGACGCCCTCGCGCTGGCGCTGCCCCATCGGATCGTGTGTCGTGACGACTGCCGTGGCCTCTGTCCCGAGTGCGGGGTCGACCTGAACCTCGCCGGGCCGGACCACCGCCACGAGCGTCCACCCGACCCGCGCTGGGCGAAGTTGCGCGAGCTGCGGCTCGGCTGAACGGCCGACCGGCTACACTGCCTGCGCTCATGGCCGTTCCCAAGCAGCGCCAGTCCCACTCGCGCACGCACAAGCGGCGCTCGCAGCACCGCATCACGCCGCCCAACCTCGGCGCCTGCCCGCGCTGCGGCACGTCGAAGCGGCCGCACCGCGTCTGCCCGACGTGCGGCACCTACGGCGGGCGCGTCGTGGTCGTTCCCTCCGACGAGGCCTCCGACGCGTAGCGCCGCCACGGGAACGCCAGCGCTGCCGCGATGATCGCCGTCGACGCCAACGGTGCCGATCGCGGGCCGCGGGCGGTCGCCGAGGGGGTCGCGCGGAGCGAGGTGGCGTGCGTGGTATTCGGGCCCGCGCGCGAACTCGACGCGTGTGCCGGTGCTGCCGAAATCGTCGACGCCCCCGAGTACATCACGGGCGACGAGGAGCCCGCGCTCGCGGTGCGCTCGCGCCCGGCGGCCTCGATCGTCCAAGCCGCCGACGCTGTCGCGAGCGGTAGAGCGAGCGCGCTCGTGTCGGCTGGTGCCACCGGCGCCGTGCTCGCCGCCGCGCTGCTGCGCATCAAGCGCCTGCGCGGCGTGCACCGGCCGGCTCTGGCGGTCGTGCTGCCGACGCTCGAGCGGCCGTCGGTGCTGGTCGACGCCGGTGCCAACGCCGACGTGCGGCCCGAGCACCTCGTCCAGTTCGCCTATCTCGGGGCCTGTTTCGCCCGTGCCTGTCTCGGCGTCGAGCGTCCGCGGGTGGGGTTGCTGTCGGTGGGGGAGGAGCGCGCCAAGGGCAACGCCGACGTC
This genomic window contains:
- the coaD gene encoding pantetheine-phosphate adenylyltransferase, whose translation is MPPRNPATAICPGSYDPVTLGHLDIIRRAARVFERVVVAVVRQPVRKQKTVFSAEERVDFIRAEVADIGNVEVESFDTLLVDFARRHGATAIVKGLRAISDFEYEFEMNQLNRKMAPDIESIYLMAAPQYSFLSSSGVKELAMFGGDLAGLVPERVAQRLQEELRR
- a CDS encoding ATPase, with protein sequence MDVLALISKLDDLIHNAKPVPFSDQVRVDREAIFEILDQMRATFPEEVKQARWIVKERQEMLAEAKREAERIIREAREEQERLISEQEVVKQAQRQAEEIIEEARAREREIRLGAEDYADDILNTLEVNLEKFIAAVRRGRERLQGREEAEVG
- a CDS encoding YceD family protein; amino-acid sequence: MPQRTDTLDVGRLGLASGEGRRFELAVPIEPLVLGGHDYVVGGGCVTAVLDASRTTRGFAFRLRYEATVEGPCMRCLELARRTYAIDVREVDQPQGGEELRSPYLVEDVLDLAAWARDALALALPHRIVCRDDCRGLCPECGVDLNLAGPDHRHERPPDPRWAKLRELRLG
- the rpmF gene encoding 50S ribosomal protein L32, translated to MAVPKQRQSHSRTHKRRSQHRITPPNLGACPRCGTSKRPHRVCPTCGTYGGRVVVVPSDEASDA
- the plsX gene encoding phosphate acyltransferase PlsX yields the protein MIAVDANGADRGPRAVAEGVARSEVACVVFGPARELDACAGAAEIVDAPEYITGDEEPALAVRSRPAASIVQAADAVASGRASALVSAGATGAVLAAALLRIKRLRGVHRPALAVVLPTLERPSVLVDAGANADVRPEHLVQFAYLGACFARACLGVERPRVGLLSVGEERAKGNADVLEAHARLAERAEAGERAFDFHGNVEGFDVPRATVDVVVTDGFTGNVALKVMESTAAELGRAIRREIAAGPLARFGGLLVRGRLRRLRERIDPERIGGAILLGLRRPVIVAHGSFGPAGIASAVRLAQRAVDERMVERTADALASAGVLRSAAGASVAAK